From Macaca mulatta isolate MMU2019108-1 chromosome 3, T2T-MMU8v2.0, whole genome shotgun sequence, the proteins below share one genomic window:
- the TWIST1 gene encoding twist-related protein 1, whose protein sequence is MMQDVSSSPVSPADDSLSNSEEEPDRQQPPSGKRGGRKRRSSRRSAGGGAGPGGAAGGGVGGGDEPGSPAQGKRGKKSAGCGGGGSAGGGGSSSGGGSPQSYEELQTQRVMANVRERQRTQSLNEAFAALRKIIPTLPSDKLSKIQTLKLAARYIDFLYQVLQSDELDSKMASCSYVAHERLSYAFSVWRMEGAWSMSASH, encoded by the coding sequence ATGATGCAGGACGTGTCCAGCTCGCCAGTCTCGCCGGCCGAcgacagcctgagcaacagcgaAGAAGAGCCAGACCGGCAGCAGCCGCCGAGCGGCAAGCGCGGGGGACGAAAGCGGCGTAGCAGCCGGCGCAGCGCGGGCGGCGGCGCGGGGCCCGGTGGAGCCGCGGGCGGGGGCGTCGGAGGCGGCGACGAGCCGGGCAGTCCGGCCCAGGGCAAGCGCGGCAAGAAGTCTGCgggctgcggcggcggcggcagcgcgggcggcggcggcagcagcagcggcggcgggAGCCCGCAGTCGTACGAGGAGCTGCAGACGCAGCGGGTCATGGCCAACGTGCGGGAGCGCCAGCGCACCCAGTCGCTGAACGAGGCGTTCGCCGCGCTGCGGAAGATCATCCCAACGCTGCCCTCGGACAAGCTGAGCAAGATTCAGACCCTCAAGCTGGCGGCCAGGTACATCGACTTCCTCTACCAGGTCCTCCAGAGCGACGAGCTGGACTCCAAGATGGCAAGCTGCAGCTATGTGGCTCACGAGCGGCTCAGCTACGCCTTCTCGGTCTGGAGGATGGAGGGGGCCTGGTCCATGTCCGCGTCCCACTAG